Genomic segment of Halorussus sp. MSC15.2:
CGAACTCCTCGATGTCCTTCTTGTTCTCGAAGCCGAGTCGCTCCTCGACTTTCGTCTCGATGGGCAGGCCGTGCATGTCGTAGCCCGGCCGGTCGGTCACGTCGTGGCCCTGCATCCGCAGGTAGCGGATGTAGGCGTCCTTCAGCGTCTTGTTCCACGTCGTGCCCATGTGGGCCGCTCCGGAGGTGTACGGCGGCCCGTCCACGAAGAAGTACGGCTCCCCGTCGGCGCGATGCTCCTTGGCCTTTCGGTAGGCGTCCACGTCGTCCCAGTAGTCGAACACCCGGTCTTCGACCTCGTGGGGTTCGTACTGGTCCGCGACTTCGCCGAACCTGCTCATACCTGTTGTGTTCTTCCCCGAAGTTAAATCGGGTTCGGTTGTGCAGTCGCGTCTGCGCGGGCAGACGCAGTGTCGATGGACTCGTGGTCCCCTCCGGGTCGCGACCTACCTCCGCCGACCGACTACTGGCCGGTACTGTCCCACTCGTCGAAGCGAGACGGTTCGCCGCGAGCGCCGCGGAGCCACCGGTAGCCGTAGGGCGAGACCGCGAACTCGTGGGTCGTCCCGTCGAGCGGTTCGTAGTCGCGGTCGGCGAACATGTCCACGAGTTGGGTGGTTTCGGGTAACTCGAACGAGACCGTCGTCTCCTCGTCGGCGAGATTGTGGACCGCCACGACGCTCCGCCCGTCCCACGTACACCGGTGGACCATCACGCCCGGCGGCGTCGTCTCCACGAGGTCGAACTCCCCCCAACCGACTTCCGGATTCTGCTTCCGGAGGTGGACGAGTCGCTGTACCCAGTTGAACAGCGAGTCCGGGTCGAACTGCTGGTCCAACACGTTCACGTTCTCGTAGCCGTACTCTCCCTCGTCCACCACCGGCGCGACGAGTTGCTCGGCGGGCGCGTCCGAGAACCCGGCGTTCACCTCGGACGACCACTGCATCGGCGTGCGCACGGCGTCGCGCCCCGCCAGCGAGAGGTCGTCGCCCATCCCGATTTCGTCGCCGTAGACGACCATCGGTGTCCCCGGTAGCGAGAACAGGAGACTGTAGGCGAGTCGGAGTTGCCGCCCGTCGTCGAGCATCGGCGCGAGTCGGCGGCGGATGCCCCGGCCGAAGATGCGCATGTTCTCCTCGGGCGCGAACGCCTCGAACACGTCCCGGCGCTCGGACTCGGTGAGGCGTTCGAGGTCCAACTCGTCGAGGTTGCGCAGGAAGTTAAGCCACTGGCCTTCGGTCGGCACCGAGGGGAGCAGTCGCAGTCCCTCGACGACGGGTTCGACGTTCTCGCGGGCGAGACCCAGAAACAGGTAGTTGTCGAGCAGGAAGTTGAACAGCAGGTTGAGTTCGTCACCGTCGCCGAAGAACTCGCCGAGTCGGCGCGGTTCCTCGTCCACCTCGCCGAGGAGGACGGCGTCGCCCTTGCGCTTGGTCACGAAGCTACGGAAGTTGCGCACGATTCCGTGCGGGTCGTCGGGTCTCGTGGATTCGAGGCCCTTCGCTTCGACCATGTGGGAGGCGGCGTCGAGGCGGAACCCGTCCACGCCAAGTCGGAGCCAGAATCCCATGATATTGCGTATCTCCTGACGCACGTCCGGGTTCGAGAGGTTCAGACCGGGTTCGTAGTCGTAGAAGCGGTGGAAGTAGTAGGCGTCGGCGACTTCGTCGTAGGTCCAGACGCTCTCCTCTTGCCCGGGGAATATCGTCTCGGCGTCGACCGACGCCGATTCGGGGTCGTCGGTCCAAGCGTAGTAGTCGCGGTACTTCGAGTCGGGGTCCTCGCGGGCCTTCTGGAACCACGGATGCTGGTCCGACGTGTGGTTGACCACGAGGTCCACGAGGACGCGGATGCCGCGGTTCTCGGCCCCGTGGAGGAACTCGGCGAAGTCGCCCAGCGTGCCGAGTCGGTCGTCGATTCCGTAGTAGTCGGCCACGTCGTAGCCGTTGTCGCGCATCGGACTCGGGAAGAACGGGAGGAGCCAGATGCAGTCTACGCCGAGTCGCGAGAGGTAGTCCAGTCGGTCCGTGAGACCGTGGAAGTCGCCGACGCCGTCGCCGTCGGAGTCGTCGAACCGTTTGACGTCGACGGCGTAGACGACGCTGTTCTTGTACCAGTGGTCGCTTCCCCCCATCGTTCGCTACGTGTACGGGACTGAGTGGTAAGTTCTCTGTGGCGGCATCGACGGCCGCCACGACTTTTATGCGACTGTCCACCGAGAGACGCGTGGGGGAATAGCATGGTCGGGAAGAAGCGATGGGCCATCGCGGAGGGGTACGTCCCCGAAACGAGCCACGGTCCGGAACCCGAGATGACCAGCCACGAGACCGTCTGCGTCCTGAACGCGACCGGCGAGGACGCGCACGTCGAGATAACTGTCTACTACACCGACGAGGACCCGGTCGGTCCCTACGAGGTGACGGTGCCCGCCGAGCGCACGAAGCACGTCCGGTTCAACGGACTCGACGACCCCGAACCAATTCCGAAGGGGACGCCGTTCGCCAGCGTCGTCGAGTCCAATGTGCCGATAGTCTGCCAGCACACCCGCCTCGACTCGCGACAGGCTGAGAACGCGCTGCTGACGACGGTTCCGTACGGGGCCGAGTAGAACGGGAGCGAACTGATGACTGACATCGGTTACCACGCCTCCCACGAGCAGTTCGCGCCCAGCGACCTCCTGGAGTACGTCAGGCGCGCCGAGGAGGCGGGGTTCACGGACGTCCTCGCGTCGGACCACTTCCACCCGTGGAGCGAGCGGCAGGGCGAGGCGGGGTTCGTCTGGTCGTGGCTGGGCGCGGCGATGGAGACCACGTCGATGACGTTCGGCACCGTGAACGCGCCGGGGTACCGCTACCACCCGACCATCGTCGCGCAGGCCGCGGCGACGCTCCGGTCGATGTACCCCGAGCGGTTCTGGCTGTCGGTCGGCAGCGGCGAGTTGCTCAACGAACACGTGACCGGCGAGAGGTGGCCGGGGAAGGACGAACGGAACGCGCGACTCGAAGCGTGCGCCGAGGTCATGCGACGGCTCTGGGACGGCGAGACGGTGACTCACCACGGGCAGGTTACAGTGGAAGACGCCCGACTCCACACCCTGCCCGACACAGCGCCGCCCCTCGTCGGCGCGGCGCTGTCGGAGCAGACCGCCCGCTGGCTCGCGGAGTGGGCCGACGGCATGGTCACGGTCGCCACGACCGACCACGAGTCGCTGCAGCGCCGCATCGAAGCGTTCCGGGAGCGAGCGCCCGACGCCCCGGTCTACCTCAAGGTCCAACTGTCCTACGCCGAGGACGAGGAGACGGCGCTGGAGGGCGCGTACGACCAGTGGCGGACGAACTGCGTGCCCGGACCTGTGACCCAGAACCTCCGCACCACCGAGCAGTACGACGCGGTGGGCGAGACGGTCACCAGAGAGGAGGTGAAGGAGAACGTCCGAGTGTCGGCCGACCTCGACCGGCACGTCGAGTGGTTGCGCGAGGACCTCGCGCTCGACGTGGAGAAGGTGTTCCTACACAACGTCAACCGGGAGCAGGAGCAGTTCGTGGACGCGTTCGGCGAGCGGGTGCTGCCGGAGTTCGAGTGAACCGCGTCGGACGGGCGACGCCGTGGAAACCGAACCGCACTCAGAGGACGTCTGGGAGTCGCCAGAGGGTCGATAGCTCGTAGGTCGGTGAGACCGCCACCTCGCGCTCGGGCCGGCGCTCGCGTCGCAGGAGCGCGGAGTCGATACCGGCGTTGTCGGCCGCCTTGACGTCTACCGGGCGGTCGCCGACGTACAGGGCGGTGTCGGCGTCGAGCGTCTCCATCGCGGTCTCGATGTTCTGCGGGTCGGGTTTGCGGCGTTCGAGTCCCGACGGCGTGAACCGACAGCCGTGGACCGTCTCGAAGCAATCCGTCAGGTCGAACTGACGCAGCAGAAACGAGAGCACGCGGGGGTGGTTGTCACTGACGATACCGAGCGAGTAGTCCAGGTCGCAAATCGCGGTGACGTCGTCGTAGTGCGAACGGACGCCGGACCGAATCTCGGACAGTTGCGCCCGAATCGCCTCCCGCGCGGCCTCCGTGCAGAAGGTGTCGCGGTCGATGTCGGCCGCCCGACAGCGGTCGGTGATGGCCGAGAGGTTCCCCCGGAAGAAGTCGGCGACGATATTCTCCGGCGGGGCGGACAGTTCGAACCGTCGCTGGACGCGCCCCATCGCGTCCGTCATGGTCTCTCGGTCGGGCATCTCCGCGATGACGCCGTCGCAATCGAACAGTACCGCGTCGTAGGTCATCGTGTCCGGATGGTCTCTCTTCGAGACGTAAAACGCTATCCGGTGGGAGGCGTTCAGGGGGTGAGCGACGCTCACGGGGTGAACGCGCCGTACCGAAACACGCAAGTATCATACATTTGAGGGCAGAGCCATGGAGAACCCCGCCGAGGCTGCGCTAGAGCGACTCGGGTTCCTGACCGCGTCACCGAATCGCGTCCGCCTGTTGCGGTCACTCTCCACGAACACGGCACCGCCGGACGCGCTGGGAGAGGATTTGGACCTCCCTCGCTCGACACTCCAGCGAAACCTCACCGCCCTCGAAGAGCAGGGATACGTCTCTCACGAGGTCACGGAGAACCGATACGAGATAACCGTTGCCGGGGAACTCGCTTTCAAAGCGGTCGAAGACGCGCTCTCGACGGTCGAACTCGCGGCGTCGCTCGGTCCGTTCTTCGAGCGTTTTCCGACCGAACTTCCCGTCGAGACGGACTCGTTACGGTCGTGTGACGTGACGGTGTCCACGACAGACACCCCGTTCGAACCGCTCTACCACGTCCGACGGAACGTGATGGACGCGACGAGCGTGAAAGGGTTCGTGCCGACGCTCAATCCGCTCTACCTCGAAACGCTCCGTGATTGTGTCCCCGAACAGTTGACCCTCGACGTCATCGCACCGCCCACCGCGTACGAATCGGCGAATCCCGATTACGACGAGACGTTCGCGACGCTCGAAGCGGCCGACGACGTGACGCTCCGCGAAGCGAGCGCGGTACCGGAGTACGCGCTCGGAATCGTCGACGAGACGGTTCTGCTCGGGGCGTTCGACGAACGGATGCGAACGCATTCGGTGCTGGAGGCACCGTCGCAACCGGAACTGCTGGAGTGGGCCGAAGCGAAGTACGACGAAGTCGAGGCGGCGTCGATACCTCGCTGAGGAACCCTCCGCAGAAGCGAGAGAGTTCCCGACGGACGGTAGCCTCAAGCTTATACGCCGCGCCGTCGAACCGCCACGATACAGCATGAGTCGAGACGACTGCATCTTCTGCCAGATAGTCGAAGGCGACATCCCGAGTCGAACCGTCTTCGAGGACGACACCGCGATGGCCTTCCTCGACGCGAATCCGCTCGCGCCGGGCCACACGCTCGTCATCCCGAAGGAACACCACGAGACGCTCGAAGAGACGCCAGAAGACGTGGCCGCCCACGTCTTCGGCGCGCTCCACCGCCTCAACACCGCGGTCGAACACGCCGTGGACGCCGACGGGACCAACGTCGCGTTCAACAACGGCGAGGCCGCCGGACAGGAAGTTCCCCACGTCCACGGCCACATCATCCCGCGGTTCGAGGGCGACGGCGGGAACCCGATTCACGCGGTCGCGGGCAAGCGCCCGGACCTCACCGAGGATGAACTGGACGAAATAGCCGAGGAGATTCACAGCCAGCGCGACTGAACGGCGCGAGTGGGACCGTCGCAGCGAACCGTCGTCCGGGGGACTCGACCGAAGCGCACTCTTTTATATCAAGCCGTAGCAACCTCGAACCAATGGCCTACTCGACTGCCGCGCTCGTCGGCGCGACCGGCGGCGCGGGCACGACCCGACTCGCCGTCGAACTCGGGGCGACGCTGGCCCGCGACGGCCGCGAAGTGGCGATTCTCGACGCCGCGTTCGCCACCGAGGGACTCGCTCGCCACGTCTCGGGCCGCATCGACGCCGACGTGACCGCGCTCCTGACCGAGGACGAAACGGTCCAAGCTGACCGACTGCCCGCGGAGGGTCTCCGAGAACACCCCGCGACCGCCGACCTCGCGGGCCGACTCGCACTCTGTCCGGCCCACGCGCCCTTCGAGCGACTGGCTCGCGCGAAAACCACCGACGCCGCCCGGCGGTTCGAGACCCTGCTCGGCGAGACCGCCTCGGCGTACGACCACGTGCTGGTGGACGCGCCGCCCGTCGCGTCGAATCAGGCCGTCGCCGCGGTTACCGCGGCCGAGTGTGTCGCGGTCGTCGCACCCGCGAGCGAGCGTGGCGTGGACGCGCTCCAGCGCGCTCGCGGCCGGGTCGCCGACGTGGGTGCGAGCGTGGACGCCGTAGTTGCCAACCGCGCCGAACCCGAGCATCCGGTCCGGAGCGCGGACGCCGCAGTTCCGGAGAGCGAAGTGCGGACCGTCGAGGGGGTTCCGGCCAGCGCCCCGGACCCGGAAACGGCCTTCGCGCCCGCGGTCGCTCACGTCGCGGAGGTCGTCTTCGACGCCGAACTAGGACTGGAGTTCGAGGAATCGGGACTACTCGACTTCGACGCCGAGGAGTTGCTGCCGGACGCGCTCTCTTGACGGCAGTCCGCGACTTCCGGAGCGACACTCCGTCGCCACTCTGACGGGGCGAGCGCGGACCGTCTCTGCCCTGTTGCCGAAAGTTCAAGGAGGAGGGAGACGGCCGTCTCTCGGGTTTGCGGCAGGCGTCCTTCTAGTCGGGACCGGCCAACATATTTTATTCACCACTATATATTAGAAATATAAGGCCTTAACCGCAGAGTTATTAATTTTTGACTGCAGCATGACGAAGGAAAACGAATCCGGGCGTGGACGTAACGAAACGGTAAACCGGCGGACGGCCCTCAAAGCACTCGGAGCGGCGGGCGCGGCCGTCACCGGAACCGGTGTCCTCGGGACCGTCTCGGCGGCGGACCCGAACCAGAAGTACATCGCGATACAGCGGGCGGCCAACGAGATTCGCGAGAAGCAGGGCCGACAGGCGATGCTCCGGTTCCTCCGGAAGCAGGGCATCGACTACGCCACCGTGCGGAAGCCGATGGCCATCGAGGGCGAGGACGGAATCTCCACCAACGAATTCAGCAACGTCGACGGCGGAAGCTATTGTGACATCTGCTTGGACTTCACGCTGTACACCAACTCCAACAACACCATCTACACCATCGACATGGAGTGGACGTACAAGCTCGAAAACAGCGACTACGGCCAGCAACCAAACGACGGGGCCGCGCTCTACTACACCGACAGCGCGTGGGACTACTACTCCAACTCCCTGAGCGAGACGACCTACACCAGTAGCAACGTCTCGACGGAGGACGACAACAACAACGACGGCGTCGCCTACTCCGTGAACGACGTGTCGGCCGGTGACGGTGACCGACTCTACTGCGGGCTGAACATCGAACCCATCGGCGACTACAGCGCCAGCGAGCGGGAGGTCTTCGGCCAGTACATGCACACGTGGACGGACGTGGAGGTCAACTCGTCGTTCGGCGTCTCGTTCCCGGCCGGAATCTCGGTGAGCTACTCGGTCGATACCAACGTGAATCAGGAGAAGACGGGAACCGAAGGAGACGGCGACACCCTGATGACCCTCGACCAGTCCGAGGCAACCCTCGACTGAGCGGAATCGCCGAGACGCTATATTTTGACCGACCGGCCGCTACATTAAAAATGATACTACCCGGTAATACGTTCGTGAGAACATGAAGCGGCGTCAACTACTCGAAGCCGCGTTAGTCGCCAGCATCGGGAGCGCAGGTTGTCTAGACCGCCTGTCGGGGACCACGCGCACCCCGGCACACACCGTTTCGGTGTACCACGTGGACCAAGCGGTCACGCGAGACGTGAACGTCGTCGTCCGGAACGACGCTGGCGAGACGCTCTTCGAGCGGTCGTACACGATGTCCGAGTCGAACGAGGCCCACGAAGACGCCACGTTTCCGGAGTCGAGCGACCCCTCCACCGTACTCGTCACTGTAGACGGGAGGGAGTTCGAGAGACAATGGCCGAACCCCGACTGTTCCGGGGACAACTGGGCCGGCGTCGAGGTGTGGATTCGCGGACCGTCGGGGTCAGCCCCCAGCGTCGAGGTGAAAGGAAACTGCCAACACGTGTACGTGGAGACGTAACCCGACGAGAGCGTCTCAAAGGAGTTCGCCAGTGCCGCTCATCGTCCCGGCCAGCGCGTCGCGTTTCGCGACCGCGGCGTCCCCGTCGCGGGCGAACGCCCCCTCCACGAGGTCGCTCGCGCCCGGAATCGGGTCGTGAGTCTCGACGAACGTCGCCAGCGCGAACTCCGTCTCGTTCGCGCCTGAAAGTTCGCGTGCCTCGGTCCGCGAGAGGTCGGCCGAGAGCCAATCACCGATAATCCGGTGGGCCTCGGTCGTCAGCGGGGAGACGCCCTCGCACCCCAGCAGGTGGAGCGTCTTGGCCGCGGTCATCGGGGCGACCCCCGCCTCGTGGGCGCTGTCGCCGACCGACCGGCCGGAAGTGTGACCTTCGACTATCACGGCCGCGGAGGCGGCGTCACAGGGTAGGTCGTCGGCGAACTCGGCGAGTCGCTCTCGGAGGTCGGCGTCGCTGGTCGCCGTGGCGTCCACCGAGGCGACGCCGCGGTCGCGCTGCTCGGTGGTGACTTCCAGACCGTCGGCGATGTCCGAGAGCGGCATGCGAGGAGATTGTCACGTCATCGACTTAAATTCGGCCGTTGAGAATCGGAATCGATAACGCCACGGTCGGCAGAGCCTACCGATTACCGGTACGTTCCTCGGCGGAGAGCGGGAGGTTTCGCACCGCTCCGGCCTTCCTTTAAATACGATATCGGGCGAAGTTTCGACTGTAATGAGCGAAGCACACGCGACGGCACGAACCTGCCCCGAATGCGACGGCCGACTGACTCCCGACAGCGACGAGACTGTCTGTACGGACTGCGGTCTCGTCGTCTCGGAGGACCGCATCGACCGCGGCCCGGAGTGGCGGTCGTTCGAGGACGACGACACCTCCGAGAAGCGCACCGGCGCGCCCCTCACCCGGTCGCGCCACGACCGCGGACTGACGACCGAAATCGGCCACGACGGCGACTTGCGGTTGACGGGGCGCAAGCGACGGCGAGTCGCGCGGATGCGCAAGCACCACGAGCGCTCCAAAATCGGGTCGAAGACGGAGCGAAATCAGGTCTACGCGTTTACCGAGATTCGGCGACTCGTGAGCGCGCTCGACCTCTCGCGGAACGTCCGGGACCGGGCCTGCGTCCTGTTCGAGTCGGCCCAGTCCGAGGACCTGCTCCGGGGGCGGTCGCTGGAGGGGTTCACGGCCGCCGCGGTGTACGCGACCTGTCGGACCGCCTCGGTCTCCCGTACGCTCGACGAAGTGCTGGAGGTGGCGCGGGCGAGACGCGGCGAACTCAAGACGGCGTACGACGCGATGAACCGCGAACTCGGACTGCCGACCGGTCCCATCGACCCGAAAGAGTACCTGCCGCGGTTCGCCAGCAGACTCGGCCTGCCGACCGACATCGAGCGCGAGGCGGCCGAACTGGTCGAACGGGGCTACGAGGAGAATCTGGTCTCTGGCCGGAACCCCGGCGGGTTCGCCGCGGCGTGTCTCTACACCGTGGCACGCGGGACGCGCCACCGGATGACCCAGAAGGAGGCCGCCGAGGTGGCCGACGTGACCGCCGTGACGCTCCGGTCGTCGTACCGGGACCTACAGGACTGACGACTGTTCTTCGGTCGCGAGACGTGTCTCTTCTGCGAGTTCGACGAAGCGCTCAGCGACGTGGCTCCCCGTCGCGAACGCCGATACCGGCGAGCAGTTGCGCTGTGCCCGGCGAACGCGTTCGTCGTCGGGAATCGGCACGACCGGCGCACCGAGCGCCCGGCGGACGCGTTCGGTCGGCGGCCGGTCGCCGGTCCGGTTGAGCGCGACGGCGGCCAGTCCCGCGTCGAGTTCGCGGGCGAGTTCACGCGTCCGGAGGGCGTCGGCCAGCGCGAACTCGCGGGGCGACGTGACGAGGACGGTCGCGTCTCCCGCGAGCAGAGGCATCCCCGCGTCGGCGGCCATCCCCGCGGGACAGTCTACGACGACGGTCTCGTAGGCGTCTTCGACCGCTTCGACCGCCGCGACGAGACCGGTCACGTCCCCGGCGCGCGCTCCGGCGAGCGTACGACCGCACGGGAGCAGGCGCACGGGACCGCCCTCGCGAACTGCTTCGAGGGGGTCGGCCCGGTCGGCCAGTACGTCGTGGAGGTCCGGGCCGCGCCGCGCGGCGAGGTCGGCCATGGCGAGGTCGGCGTCCACGACCACGGCATCGAGTTCCGCGCCGAGATTGAGCGCGACGGTGGACTTGCCGACGCCGCCTTTCCCGCCTGCGACGGCCAGTATCACGGCGACCTCCGCGAGGGCCGGTCCCGAAGACGCTCGACGCGACGAGCGACGGCCGCGAGCGCGTCCCGGTCGTCGGGCGTCGTCGCGGGGGCGCGACCGAGTCGGTCTCACCGTCGGAGCGCGCTTCGACGGCCGAGAGCCACACTTCGACCGCGTCGGGTATCGGCGGTTGCGAAGTCGGCGACTCACGCTCGGGGTTCGACTCCGCGGCGGGAACGGCGTCGGCGGGCGGTCGGGGGTCTCCGAGCGCACGGACGACGCCCTCGGGAGTCGCGTCGTCCCCGAAGGTGTCGGGGTCGGCCTCGCACTCGGATTCTCCGGCGCGTTCGGTCCAGACGAGTTCGGCCGGAGGACGACTTTCGGACGGTGGTTCGGCCTCGGTCGAGGATTCGAGTTCGACCGCGGACTCGGCGGACGCGGGACTCGCGTATCCCAGCGCCCGCCGGTCCTCGGCCGCGACGACGCCCTCGAACCCGCCGTCGTCCCACCCCGCGGCGGGAACGCCTTCGCGGCGGGGTGGCCAGACCGGACCGTCGAGGCGGTTCCCGACCCTGACACGGCGGGCGGTGGCCGACGGGTTCCGGACGACGAGTTCCACGAGCGTGACTCCGGCGTGCGACTCGGCGCGGCAGTCGAGTTCGACCATGGCCGGGGTTCGTCGCGTCCTCGGTGATAAAGTTGGGCGAGGAGCGTGCTAGAGTCGAATCACGGGACCGTCCAGCCACTCGGCGGCCTCGGCCGCGCTCTCGAAGGGGTCGGTCTCGCGGGCCAGCACGACCGGGGCGTCGTACGCCGCCACGCGGGCGACGGCGAGCGCCGACTCGACCGACTCCCCGATGTCGCCGTCCGGAACAGCGTCACGGGCGTCGGCGAACGCGCTCCGTACCTCGTCGGCGAGGTGTTCGCGGGCGGCCCGCCGGAGGTTGTCCGCGCGGTCCGCGAGTCGGAGACGCTCGCGTCTGCGCTGGCGGTTAGCCCGCGCTCGTTCGCGGGCCTCGGTCAGTGCCTGCTCGGCCGCGATGCGCTCGGTCTGGACCTCCGAGAGGCGGCGAGTCGCCTCGGCGAGGTCGGCCTCCGCGTCGGTGGGGTCCGCGTCGGCGTCGCGGAGCGCCTGCACCCGACCGCGGAGGGTGGCGACGCGCTCGCGCATCTCCTCTGTGGCGTCGTTGGCGTCCGCGACTCGGCGGCGAGCGCGTTCGAGGTCGAGTTCCGGCACGTCGAGCGCGTCGCGGCGGTCCCGAACTGCGGCGAGTTCGTCGGCCTGCGGTGCAGTGTGGCCCCGCGTTCGGGCGGCCGCCGCGAGTGCGGGCCGGACCGAGAGGTCCATCTCGGCGCGAATCACGCCGACGTGGTCGTGGACGGGACCGGGGTCCGGGCAGTCGATAGCGAGCGCGCCATCGTACTCGCCACCGCAGTCGCTCCCGACGGTACAGTCACGGTCGAAGTCTCGGCCGCCATCGCCACGAACTTCACGGGCGACGTCGCGTAAGGAGAGAGCCTCAGACCGCGATTCGCCGACGTCCTCGGCGTGAGAGTGGAAGAGACGCCGAAGGTCCATCGCCCGACCGGTCCGAACCGCTCCGGCGACGCGAACCTTCATAGCTTGGCGTCGCGCATCGAGTCGAGGTCCGGATGGTCGGTTCCGACGGCGAACTTGGCGTACGGCGTGCTCGGGTGCTCGCGGTCCTCGTAGGCGGTGGCCGCGTTCCGAACTCGTTCGGACACGGCTTCGAACTCGTTGAACGGCGCGGTCTGCTCGACCTGTACGTCGGCGGCGTGCTTGGCCCGGAGACGGAGCGCCAAGAACGCACCCAGTTGGGTCGCCTCCAGCAGTGCTGCCCGGCCGAACCGCTGGACGACCGTCTCTTCGTGTCCGTTACAGACGTTTCGGAGGGTCTGGCGCGCGGCCTGCGAGTACGTGACGACCAACAGCACGGCGGTAGATTTCCTCCCGCATCGGTATAAAATTACGGCATCTGTCTTCGAGTATCAACCGGAAGTTGCCGAACTCGGACGACCGACGGGCAGTTATCGACTTCGCACGCTCCACTCGCCGTCGTCGAACTCGACCACGGTGTCGAACAGGGACGTGAGCGTACTGACGGTCTGGGTGTCGCACGCGTCGGGGTCGAGGTGGAAGTGCGCGGTCACGTCGGCCGCGGCGAACCGACCGGTCAGCACGTGAAGGAACTTGTAGACGGTCTGGAGGTCGGCGTACTGGAGCAGGGCGGTCAGCGAGTCGAAGCAAGCGACGGTCCGCCCGTCGAGCGCGTCCCACTCTCGGAGAATTTCGCTCAGTTTGATTCCGAGACCCGTCAGGTCGCCCGGGTTCGACAGCGTCTCGACGACCTCGTCGCCCGTCGCTGAAGTGGTGTCGCTACCGGCGCGGGCCGTCGCCGAGCGAGTCGTATCGCCGACACTCACTAATCGCATGTTCCGGGGACGCTCCCCCGTGCGTGTGAGCCAGTCACGGATACACGTGTCCGGCGACCGAGTGTACGTGACCCACAGGACGTTCTCTTCCGAAGCGTCGTCGAACGCGAGGAGGTCGAGACACGCGTCCTCGGTCGCCGAGTGAATCGACGGCGCGAGTAGCAGGACGCAGTCTCCCTGCGCGAGGTCGGATTCGAACGACTCGTCTTCGTCGTGACCCTTGGTTTGCATCAGTGTACTCGTAGTTTTGCTCCGTTTCGGCCGCGATGTAGCGGTCCGTCTGAACGAGTTTTCCTAAGGGAACCTAGTTTATTTATTTTCCCCTCTGAATTACCCGATTAGTGACCTATCAGTCGAGTTGCTCGACTTCGAACGTCACGTCGGCCGGGTCGAGTCGCTCGTTCACGCGCTCTCGGGCCTGGGCGGGCGACTCGGCGACGACCACGAGACCGTCGGCGGGTTCGGCACCCGAAGCGCGATAGGCGGTCAGGTCCCCGTCCTCGAATTCGGTGGCGTAGGTCCGCAGCACGTTCACGACGCGACGCTCGGTCGCGCCGAGGTCGGTCTCGCCCGACTCGAAGTCGGCCAGCGCGTCCTCGACGTTTCGGAGGGCGGAGATTCGGTCCATGGACCTCAGGTCGTCCGCAGGTGGTCGGTCGAGGGTTCGTATACCTCGCCCTTCTGTTTGAGTTTGTCTATCTCGTGTTCGGCCTTCGACTGCTCCATGCCGATTTCGTCGGCGCGAGCCATCACCTCGTCCACCGGCGCGCCCTCCTCGTAGTCCTCCTCGATTTCGCCGATGAGCTGTTTCAGGTTCTTGATGCGGTCTCGCTGGGACTTCGACTGGCCGGTCTCGACCACGTCGGCGTCGAACTGTCCGGTCTCGGGGTCCACGCCGATGTCTTGGAGACACGAG
This window contains:
- a CDS encoding transcription initiation factor IIB family protein; translated protein: MSEAHATARTCPECDGRLTPDSDETVCTDCGLVVSEDRIDRGPEWRSFEDDDTSEKRTGAPLTRSRHDRGLTTEIGHDGDLRLTGRKRRRVARMRKHHERSKIGSKTERNQVYAFTEIRRLVSALDLSRNVRDRACVLFESAQSEDLLRGRSLEGFTAAAVYATCRTASVSRTLDEVLEVARARRGELKTAYDAMNRELGLPTGPIDPKEYLPRFASRLGLPTDIEREAAELVERGYEENLVSGRNPGGFAAACLYTVARGTRHRMTQKEAAEVADVTAVTLRSSYRDLQD
- a CDS encoding AAA family ATPase encodes the protein MILAVAGGKGGVGKSTVALNLGAELDAVVVDADLAMADLAARRGPDLHDVLADRADPLEAVREGGPVRLLPCGRTLAGARAGDVTGLVAAVEAVEDAYETVVVDCPAGMAADAGMPLLAGDATVLVTSPREFALADALRTRELARELDAGLAAVALNRTGDRPPTERVRRALGAPVVPIPDDERVRRAQRNCSPVSAFATGSHVAERFVELAEETRLATEEQSSVL
- a CDS encoding DUF835 domain-containing protein, with the protein product MQTKGHDEDESFESDLAQGDCVLLLAPSIHSATEDACLDLLAFDDASEENVLWVTYTRSPDTCIRDWLTRTGERPRNMRLVSVGDTTRSATARAGSDTTSATGDEVVETLSNPGDLTGLGIKLSEILREWDALDGRTVACFDSLTALLQYADLQTVYKFLHVLTGRFAAADVTAHFHLDPDACDTQTVSTLTSLFDTVVEFDDGEWSVRSR